One genomic segment of Terriglobia bacterium includes these proteins:
- a CDS encoding carboxypeptidase regulatory-like domain-containing protein encodes MNELLGRFRRPLWALLASICFSAAVFAQTGNGTVSGQVTDPSGAVIPAATVTLTGPNRQTKAAQTDAQGRYTFHHLAPGQYSVQITTQGFSTFTKAGINVAAGHAQVVDAQLALTMQTQQVTVESEGQQLSVSPEENVGAVVLKGEALKSLSDDPDELQEELQQLAGPAAGPNGGEIYIDGFSGGELPPKEAILEVRVNQNPFSAQYERLGYGRIDITTKPGFSKYHGSVFSYGNDSSFNSRNPFVATQPGYHSQMYAGSFGGPLGKKLSFFLGMFHRSSDSTSIITPVVPTPAFNPNGMQISQAIPSPSSRTNISPRVDFQLTNTNVMSVRYQRWSRNDTNDGLSEFSLPSQAYDSTAVSQRVQVSDTQVISTRTVMQNRFEYRHSTDDQNPFSTDPEIRVLGAFTGGGNSSGTSRDTENRYEFQSLTSTNFGKHSLTYGGRVRFDDEAINSTSGYNGTFTFTGIQSYSSFQQGLAQGLTPEEIVAAGGGANQFSITTGNPVAKVNRFDYALYTEDNWRTLPNLSLTLGLRFEGQTDIQDHFDIAPRFGLAWGIDGHGKAPKTVLRAGAGIFYDRLDTENILQAEQLNGINQQRFVVNSPDFLPPGLPPASSIAASAAFPTIYQISRQFQSPYVIEGAIGLERQINKNIKTSVTYITTHGIHQLLTRNINAPLPGTFDPADPTSGIRPFGNVGNIYQYEDAGLYNENQLIANFNIRMGAAVSLFGYYTLSYANANAVQGENGASSFPMNQYDLSQSYGSAPWVTRNRFFVGGSTSLPYGLTFSPFLVFTSGHPYSVTLGQDLNGDSIFNDRPAFASDACITCSQPVKSDFINPTLGGPLIPVNYYFGPSQFSMNARLSKTFGFGREVEGGGGRGEGGGGGGYHRDHGGLGGRGLSGGGGGPRFGGSSDRRFTLEVGVMAHNVFNKVNLGTPVGSLTSPDYLFGRSNSLAGGFFNNPSANRRLDLFARFNF; translated from the coding sequence ATGAACGAATTGCTAGGAAGGTTTAGACGTCCCCTCTGGGCATTGCTGGCGTCAATTTGCTTTTCTGCTGCGGTGTTCGCACAGACAGGCAACGGCACAGTGAGTGGTCAGGTTACGGACCCATCGGGCGCCGTAATTCCCGCGGCGACGGTTACATTAACCGGTCCCAACCGTCAAACCAAGGCTGCCCAAACGGACGCGCAGGGGCGCTACACCTTCCATCATCTCGCGCCCGGCCAATATTCGGTTCAAATCACCACACAGGGCTTTTCAACGTTCACGAAAGCAGGAATCAACGTTGCAGCCGGCCACGCGCAGGTTGTGGACGCCCAGTTGGCACTGACCATGCAGACGCAGCAGGTTACCGTGGAGAGCGAAGGCCAGCAGCTCAGCGTCAGCCCTGAAGAGAATGTGGGCGCAGTGGTTCTAAAGGGAGAAGCTTTGAAGTCACTTTCCGATGATCCCGATGAGCTGCAGGAGGAACTTCAACAACTGGCTGGCCCGGCAGCCGGGCCCAATGGAGGCGAGATTTACATCGATGGTTTTTCGGGCGGCGAACTTCCGCCAAAGGAAGCGATTCTGGAAGTCCGCGTCAACCAAAATCCGTTTTCCGCCCAGTATGAGAGGCTGGGCTACGGACGAATCGACATCACCACCAAGCCAGGCTTCTCAAAATATCATGGCAGTGTCTTTTCCTACGGCAACGACTCGTCTTTTAATTCGCGCAACCCCTTCGTGGCGACGCAGCCGGGCTACCACTCCCAGATGTACGCGGGGAGTTTCGGAGGGCCGCTCGGAAAGAAACTTTCATTCTTCCTCGGTATGTTCCACCGCAGCAGCGACAGCACGTCTATCATCACGCCTGTCGTTCCAACCCCGGCCTTTAACCCGAACGGAATGCAGATCAGCCAGGCTATTCCCAGCCCCTCGTCGCGGACGAACATCAGCCCGCGTGTGGACTTCCAGTTGACCAACACCAACGTAATGTCCGTCCGTTATCAACGATGGTCGCGCAATGACACGAACGACGGCCTCTCGGAGTTCTCTCTTCCCTCTCAAGCGTATGACTCCACCGCTGTCTCTCAGCGGGTCCAGGTTAGCGACACCCAGGTGATCAGTACCCGGACCGTCATGCAGAACCGTTTTGAATATCGCCACAGCACGGACGATCAGAACCCCTTCAGCACGGACCCGGAAATCCGTGTGCTTGGAGCTTTCACCGGCGGCGGAAACAGCAGCGGAACTTCCCGAGACACTGAAAATCGATACGAGTTCCAGAGCCTTACATCAACCAACTTTGGCAAGCACAGCCTGACTTACGGGGGACGTGTGCGGTTCGACGATGAGGCTATCAACTCGACCAGCGGCTACAACGGCACCTTTACGTTCACGGGCATCCAGAGCTATTCGAGTTTTCAACAGGGTCTTGCCCAGGGACTCACACCTGAGGAAATTGTAGCGGCAGGCGGAGGCGCGAATCAATTCTCGATAACCACCGGAAATCCAGTTGCCAAGGTCAACCGATTCGATTACGCCCTCTACACCGAGGACAACTGGCGGACGCTCCCCAATCTCTCTCTGACGCTTGGTTTGCGCTTTGAAGGTCAGACCGACATTCAGGACCACTTTGACATCGCACCGCGCTTCGGTCTTGCGTGGGGAATCGATGGACACGGGAAGGCCCCCAAAACCGTTCTGAGGGCGGGCGCTGGCATCTTCTACGACCGCTTGGACACAGAAAATATTCTCCAGGCAGAACAGTTGAACGGCATTAATCAGCAACGGTTCGTTGTGAATTCTCCAGACTTCCTGCCACCGGGCCTTCCGCCTGCCAGCTCGATAGCAGCTTCTGCCGCTTTCCCGACCATCTACCAGATCAGCCGGCAATTCCAGTCGCCTTACGTCATCGAGGGCGCCATTGGTCTGGAGAGGCAAATTAACAAGAACATCAAGACTTCAGTCACTTACATCACCACGCACGGAATCCATCAGCTTCTCACCCGCAATATCAACGCTCCACTGCCGGGGACTTTTGACCCCGCCGATCCAACGAGTGGCATCCGCCCCTTTGGCAACGTGGGGAACATTTACCAGTATGAAGATGCGGGGCTTTACAACGAGAACCAGTTGATCGCGAATTTTAACATACGCATGGGTGCTGCAGTTTCGCTTTTTGGCTACTACACGTTGAGCTATGCCAATGCCAACGCTGTTCAAGGCGAAAACGGAGCCAGCTCCTTTCCGATGAACCAGTATGATCTCTCTCAAAGTTACGGAAGCGCCCCTTGGGTAACACGCAACCGGTTTTTCGTGGGCGGCTCCACTAGCCTGCCTTACGGCTTAACGTTCAGCCCGTTCCTGGTCTTCACTTCCGGGCATCCCTATAGCGTCACCCTTGGGCAGGACTTAAACGGAGATTCGATTTTCAACGACAGGCCTGCCTTCGCTTCAGATGCCTGCATCACCTGTAGCCAGCCGGTCAAGTCCGACTTCATCAACCCCACGCTGGGCGGTCCCCTCATCCCTGTCAACTACTACTTTGGCCCCAGCCAATTCTCAATGAACGCTCGCCTTTCAAAGACCTTCGGATTCGGCAGAGAAGTTGAAGGCGGCGGGGGCCGCGGTGAGGGCGGAGGTGGCGGCGGGTATCATCGCGACCATGGAGGGCTTGGCGGCCGCGGGCTCAGCGGCGGCGGAGGCGGTCCCCGCT